From Spartinivicinus ruber, the proteins below share one genomic window:
- the pmbA gene encoding metalloprotease PmbA, with amino-acid sequence MTLQRDNQSLNPKVEEQHLETLVSDILAEAKQQGATAAEVGVSLDTGLSASIRKGEVDTVEFNCDRGFGITVYLDQCKGSASTSDSSAKAIKDTVTAALNIAKYTSEDQYAGLAAVELMAKEIPDLDLYHPWGINAEEAITIAKEAEAAAFKVSNKITNSEGASVSSHQGCRVYGNSHGFIGGYVSSRHSISCVLIAQEKEEMQRDYWYTVNRDAHWLESAADVGKKAAERTLKRLGAKKVPTTTVPVLFSAELAGSLLSHLTGAISGSSLYRQSSFLLDHLGKQIFPDYIHIHEQPHILKAIGSAAFDNDGLATYAKDFVRDGILASYMLGTYSARRLKMQSTANAGGVHNLIVDPTEPSLDLLSLVKKMDKGLLVTELMGQGVNIVTGDYSRGAAGFWVENGEIQYPVSEVTIAGNLKDMFSKIVAVGNDVDYRGNIRTGSILIESMTVAGH; translated from the coding sequence ATGACTTTACAACGTGATAATCAGTCGCTTAATCCAAAAGTAGAAGAACAACACCTAGAAACATTAGTGTCAGATATTTTGGCCGAAGCCAAACAGCAGGGCGCGACTGCTGCCGAAGTGGGGGTGAGCTTAGATACCGGATTGTCAGCCAGCATTCGCAAAGGAGAAGTTGATACGGTTGAGTTTAATTGTGATCGAGGGTTTGGTATAACCGTTTATCTTGATCAATGTAAAGGCTCTGCCAGTACGTCTGATAGTTCAGCTAAAGCCATTAAAGACACTGTTACAGCAGCGCTAAATATTGCTAAATACACCTCCGAAGATCAGTATGCAGGATTGGCAGCTGTAGAATTAATGGCAAAGGAAATTCCCGACTTGGATTTATATCACCCTTGGGGAATCAATGCTGAAGAAGCGATAACAATTGCTAAAGAAGCAGAAGCCGCCGCCTTCAAAGTCAGCAATAAAATAACCAATTCTGAAGGTGCATCGGTATCTAGTCACCAAGGCTGTCGGGTATATGGCAACAGCCATGGCTTCATCGGTGGTTATGTTTCATCAAGACACAGTATTAGTTGTGTTTTGATTGCCCAAGAAAAAGAAGAAATGCAGCGTGATTACTGGTACACGGTTAACCGTGATGCCCATTGGTTAGAATCAGCAGCAGATGTGGGCAAAAAAGCAGCTGAGCGAACATTAAAACGATTAGGTGCCAAAAAAGTACCAACCACAACAGTACCAGTATTATTTTCAGCAGAATTAGCAGGTAGTTTGTTATCTCACCTCACCGGTGCCATCAGTGGCTCTAGTTTATATCGACAGTCTTCATTTTTGCTAGACCATTTAGGTAAGCAAATTTTTCCAGATTATATTCATATCCATGAGCAACCCCATATACTGAAAGCGATTGGTAGTGCTGCATTTGATAATGATGGCTTAGCAACTTATGCCAAAGATTTTGTGAGGGATGGTATTTTGGCCAGCTATATGTTGGGCACTTACTCTGCTAGACGCCTTAAAATGCAAAGCACTGCTAATGCAGGTGGGGTACATAATTTAATTGTTGACCCAACGGAGCCCTCCTTAGACTTATTATCGTTGGTGAAAAAAATGGATAAAGGGCTGCTAGTTACAGAGTTAATGGGGCAGGGAGTAAATATTGTAACAGGTGATTATTCTCGTGGTGCCGCAGGTTTCTGGGTAGAAAATGGCGAAATTCAATATCCAGTTTCAGAAGTTACGATTGCCGGTAATTTGAAAGATATGTTTAGTAAGATAGTTGCTGTAGGCAATGATGTAGACTACCGAGGTAATATCCGTACGGGCTCTATTTTAATTGAGAGTATGACGGTAGCCGGGCACTGA
- a CDS encoding TIGR02285 family protein: MCYLSCTTLNAREKIHWQIIHWPPWMILEGKNKGQGFANRVLDIAEKELSEYEHIPVNMNWARFWLAVQKGQSYCNALSIKNPEREKIAYFSEPISIVLNNEIITNHSTAQLLGTPTMKSIHSLLADDRFHGGIEMKRSYGIIIDELIKGNNKNVSTYATSASSLLYMLSHGRIDYIIEYPIVVNYFTQNNKQASSLTKIRIEEVPEVFYGYIACTKNNWGAKVISRLSQLLKKVKPTKHYQRLLESGYTSSEDLATLRQYYPCFINNTLEQQCTTLHK, encoded by the coding sequence TTGTGTTACTTATCTTGCACTACTCTAAATGCCAGAGAAAAAATACATTGGCAAATCATTCACTGGCCACCATGGATGATTCTCGAAGGAAAAAATAAAGGGCAGGGTTTTGCTAACAGAGTACTCGATATAGCCGAAAAAGAGTTATCCGAATATGAACACATTCCAGTTAATATGAACTGGGCTCGGTTTTGGTTAGCAGTTCAGAAAGGGCAAAGTTATTGCAATGCTTTATCAATTAAAAATCCAGAGCGGGAGAAAATTGCTTACTTTTCTGAACCTATTTCTATAGTTCTCAATAATGAAATAATCACCAACCATTCGACAGCTCAATTATTAGGAACCCCCACTATGAAATCGATTCACTCCCTTTTGGCAGATGATCGATTTCATGGCGGGATTGAAATGAAGCGTTCCTACGGGATAATCATTGATGAGCTAATCAAAGGTAATAATAAAAATGTTAGTACTTATGCAACCAGTGCATCCAGCTTATTATATATGCTTTCTCATGGTCGAATAGACTACATAATAGAATACCCTATCGTTGTTAACTATTTTACCCAAAATAACAAGCAGGCGAGCTCTTTAACCAAGATTAGAATTGAAGAAGTACCCGAAGTATTTTATGGCTATATTGCTTGCACTAAAAATAACTGGGGAGCAAAAGTTATTAGCCGATTGAGTCAACTTCTAAAAAAAGTAAAGCCCACTAAACATTACCAGCGGCTGCTTGAATCAGGTTATACCAGCTCAGAAGACTTGGCAACCCTGAGGCAATACTACCCTTGTTTTATAAATAACACCCTTGAACAGCAGTGCACAACTCTTCACAAATAA
- a CDS encoding M29 family metallopeptidase: MDFQLNQQVCDGVESLINDYAKISLDDLVIMAYTEDSAESVALLSESLKLKKVQHHFIMINPLSDEEFLYELTCLLPNAAALKGDIVFLTFEKNTMSHNNVFRKILMNCNEKQCRVIRVISAGYEFFAQSLAVKPEVLSKRNTAILEKLMKAKDLIITTKSGTNLTVVLDNNRYRWISNRGIIKDSSFMMLPAGEVATFPANINGTLVAEFAFNVNIITDVDARLVNSPVTVKIVNGRAVDFQCNNKDVVEIVNHCFGNKNGKVVGELGFGTNIGIKRAIPLNSHINERVPGIHLGFGDHNQLPETANYKCSSHLDLICEGGTIWVDSELVPIDLQEIKPSVNAHPENLYAEDLKSPVDQQDMELDDCCGLTKN; this comes from the coding sequence ATGGACTTTCAGTTAAATCAACAGGTTTGTGATGGTGTTGAGTCATTAATAAATGATTATGCTAAAATTTCCTTAGATGACTTGGTTATAATGGCATATACGGAAGACAGTGCAGAGTCTGTTGCTTTGTTAAGTGAGTCTTTAAAACTTAAAAAAGTACAGCATCATTTTATTATGATAAATCCATTGAGTGATGAGGAGTTTTTATATGAACTCACTTGTTTGCTACCTAATGCAGCTGCACTAAAAGGAGATATTGTATTTTTAACATTTGAAAAAAATACAATGTCTCATAATAACGTATTTAGAAAAATATTAATGAACTGCAATGAAAAACAGTGTCGTGTAATAAGGGTAATAAGTGCTGGTTATGAATTTTTTGCTCAGTCACTAGCTGTTAAGCCAGAAGTGCTCTCTAAGCGAAATACAGCGATACTTGAAAAGCTAATGAAAGCGAAAGACTTAATTATTACAACCAAGAGTGGGACTAATTTAACGGTAGTATTAGATAACAATAGATATCGATGGATAAGTAATAGAGGTATAATAAAAGACAGTAGTTTTATGATGTTGCCTGCCGGAGAAGTCGCTACATTTCCAGCTAATATTAACGGTACTTTAGTAGCTGAATTTGCATTTAATGTAAATATAATTACTGATGTGGATGCAAGGCTAGTAAATAGCCCTGTAACAGTTAAAATTGTCAATGGTAGAGCTGTTGACTTTCAATGTAATAATAAGGATGTAGTTGAAATAGTTAACCACTGCTTCGGTAATAAAAATGGTAAAGTTGTAGGTGAGCTAGGTTTTGGTACAAATATTGGTATAAAGCGAGCTATTCCTCTTAATTCCCATATAAATGAAAGAGTACCCGGTATTCACCTAGGATTTGGGGATCATAATCAACTTCCTGAAACTGCAAATTATAAATGCTCTTCTCATCTAGATCTGATTTGTGAGGGAGGTACAATTTGGGTAGATAGTGAACTTGTTCCAATTGATTTACAAGAAATAAAACCTTCAGTAAATGCTCATCCAGAAAATTTATATGCTGAAGATCTAAAGTCACCCGTCGATCAGCAAGATATGGAACTAGATGACTGCTGTGGTTTAACAAAAAACTAG
- a CDS encoding tetratricopeptide repeat protein produces MAKVVELSSRQLNPSKRPGLSLKYAYRPQNNQERNKVHTIHPCLSCGRKGHIINGDCGPERNKGDIIYFRVALICDCSYMNFVNVIVNELPEYANKAKHPITESMFDSLPDWRIEELLQLSAASGHLGNFTMARKLIDRCIQIAPDSQGAWYNLGWLHVNDGDYQQAIDAYKRVLELGSDFPSALFNLGNIYKDLQWYNEACDAFNQFLKLYPKHIQAKKSLKECEAKI; encoded by the coding sequence ATGGCTAAAGTTGTAGAGTTATCATCCCGGCAATTGAATCCATCCAAACGTCCAGGCCTCTCTCTTAAATACGCTTACCGTCCACAAAATAACCAAGAAAGGAATAAAGTCCATACTATTCATCCTTGCTTATCCTGTGGGCGAAAAGGACATATTATTAATGGGGACTGCGGTCCAGAAAGAAATAAAGGAGATATTATCTACTTTCGAGTCGCTTTAATATGTGACTGTAGTTATATGAATTTTGTTAATGTGATTGTTAATGAGTTACCTGAATACGCTAACAAAGCAAAGCACCCAATAACAGAGTCAATGTTTGACTCTTTACCCGACTGGCGAATCGAAGAACTGCTGCAACTCTCAGCTGCATCAGGTCATTTGGGCAATTTTACTATGGCTAGAAAACTGATTGATCGTTGCATTCAGATTGCCCCTGATAGCCAGGGAGCTTGGTATAACCTTGGCTGGTTACATGTGAATGATGGAGATTATCAACAGGCAATTGACGCTTATAAAAGGGTATTAGAATTAGGCAGTGATTTTCCCAGCGCACTATTTAATCTTGGTAATATCTATAAAGACTTACAGTGGTATAATGAAGCTTGTGATGCCTTTAATCAATTTTTAAAACTCTATCCTAAGCATATTCAAGCTAAAAAAAGCTTAAAGGAGTGTGAAGCAAAAATTTAA
- a CDS encoding tetratricopeptide repeat protein, translated as MTSKENDKSQNVVATAFKGLSLYHGFRPTTNIEKEESTANHLCIACEKKGQYITGDIGPKRTCGELLYYKAALRCRCGFMNYVYVIINDLKEQQKKAVLSSDEAIAKALAEDVLPQWETEELLQRASAAAHNKNFKLSRAMVDKCLEITPKHPAAWYNLGWLATNDGNYPAAIEAYQKAQELSNDFPSAALNLGHIYQELGKYQDAIDAFTQFLDKYPKHAVASRCVRECKKKMGE; from the coding sequence ATGACTAGTAAAGAAAATGATAAAAGTCAAAATGTAGTAGCTACGGCTTTCAAGGGATTATCGCTGTATCATGGGTTTCGACCAACAACAAATATTGAAAAAGAAGAGTCAACAGCTAACCACCTTTGTATAGCCTGTGAAAAAAAAGGTCAATATATAACCGGCGATATAGGGCCAAAACGGACGTGTGGAGAACTGCTGTATTATAAAGCAGCCTTACGCTGTCGCTGTGGTTTTATGAATTATGTTTATGTCATTATTAATGATCTTAAAGAGCAACAAAAAAAAGCTGTACTTTCAAGTGATGAGGCAATAGCTAAAGCTCTGGCTGAGGATGTTTTACCTCAGTGGGAAACAGAAGAATTATTGCAGCGAGCCTCTGCAGCTGCTCATAATAAAAACTTTAAACTCTCTAGAGCAATGGTGGATAAATGTTTGGAAATTACGCCAAAACATCCAGCCGCTTGGTATAACTTAGGTTGGTTAGCAACCAATGATGGGAACTACCCCGCGGCAATTGAAGCTTATCAAAAAGCACAGGAATTAAGTAATGACTTCCCTAGTGCAGCACTTAACTTGGGGCATATATATCAAGAATTAGGCAAATATCAAGATGCCATCGACGCATTCACACAATTCTTAGATAAATACCCAAAACATGCAGTCGCTAGCCGTTGTGTCAGGGAGTGTAAGAAAAAGATGGGGGAGTGA
- a CDS encoding formylglycine-generating enzyme family protein, with translation MLKKYTLLPWLSLTIVLSTGCNAESDDVTQNEDVKKLIKHTLDNMVFVKGGSFMMGDFGIIQNGQRLRVTRYKDDDYVHKVTLDSFYMYKYEVNNWEINIFKKYNPIDWELPKYNKAEAADDMPAMRLLWKEAKAYCDWLGKLTELPFDLPTEAQWEYAARNGGKEHPYSTATGFFDKTGKLHPPLKMHGSDTGSSKTRLYVNEKYPPNQLGLYNMMGNVSEWVKDIYAVDYYEYSPEHNPQGPESGDKHVRRGGGAGFELSNVTITRGAQGDNEPGLLDPNKPARGGVGVRCVVNQSNPLQ, from the coding sequence ATGTTGAAGAAATATACATTACTTCCTTGGCTTTCTCTTACCATCGTACTGAGTACTGGGTGTAATGCAGAAAGTGACGATGTCACTCAAAATGAAGATGTTAAAAAGCTGATTAAGCATACCTTAGACAATATGGTGTTTGTTAAAGGTGGTTCCTTTATGATGGGGGATTTTGGGATAATACAAAATGGCCAACGTCTAAGGGTTACGCGCTACAAAGATGATGATTACGTTCATAAAGTAACCCTGGATAGTTTTTATATGTATAAATATGAAGTGAATAACTGGGAGATAAACATATTTAAAAAATATAACCCGATTGATTGGGAGCTGCCAAAGTACAATAAAGCAGAAGCAGCTGATGATATGCCTGCAATGCGCTTATTATGGAAAGAGGCTAAAGCCTACTGTGACTGGTTGGGCAAACTTACGGAATTACCCTTTGACTTACCCACTGAGGCACAATGGGAGTATGCAGCAAGGAATGGAGGTAAAGAACACCCTTATTCCACTGCAACAGGATTCTTTGATAAAACTGGCAAGTTACACCCACCATTGAAAATGCATGGCTCGGATACAGGGAGCTCAAAAACCAGATTGTATGTAAATGAAAAGTACCCGCCTAATCAGCTAGGTTTATATAACATGATGGGTAATGTCAGTGAATGGGTCAAAGATATTTATGCAGTAGATTATTATGAGTACTCACCAGAACATAACCCGCAAGGACCTGAGTCTGGAGATAAACATGTCCGCCGAGGAGGGGGGGCTGGCTTTGAATTATCAAATGTTACTATTACACGTGGAGCACAGGGGGATAATGAGCCAGGTCTTTTAGACCCTAATAAACCCGCTAGAGGTGGTGTAGGTGTACGCTGCGTAGTGAATCAGTCTAATCCTCTTCAGTAA
- a CDS encoding DUF3592 domain-containing protein, with the protein MNKSGITFGIIFVVIGLVCLGLGYFMYSKITWLYFEGNEASGTVVGYSIDHKWRYQEQDISYPVVEFVTDRSIKLNAVVRIGFAEPNYSVGEKVTVYYNPLNPHDVLSFSFVHFFIPLILLIGVGLLFFLFGATGLIALARGKDTLLANSKKGKVDKF; encoded by the coding sequence ATGAATAAATCTGGTATTACATTCGGCATTATATTTGTGGTTATTGGTTTAGTCTGCTTAGGTCTTGGTTATTTCATGTACTCTAAAATAACTTGGCTTTATTTTGAAGGTAATGAAGCATCAGGGACCGTAGTTGGTTATAGTATTGATCATAAGTGGCGGTACCAAGAGCAGGACATTTCATACCCTGTAGTAGAATTTGTTACAGATCGATCTATCAAGTTAAACGCAGTAGTTAGGATCGGGTTTGCAGAGCCAAATTATAGTGTAGGGGAAAAAGTAACTGTTTATTACAATCCTCTCAATCCTCATGATGTTCTATCTTTTTCTTTTGTTCATTTTTTTATCCCATTAATATTATTGATTGGTGTTGGCTTGCTATTTTTTTTATTTGGAGCTACCGGTCTTATTGCTCTAGCTCGAGGTAAAGATACATTATTAGCAAATTCCAAGAAAGGAAAAGTCGATAAATTTTAA